From a region of the Tateyamaria omphalii genome:
- a CDS encoding FAD-binding oxidoreductase: MPQAMDLPRNEEGIATALGILKQQFGDRFHTGQAMRDQHAHTTTWIRAQAPDAVVFPASTKEVSGIVKVCATHEVPVIPFGTGTSLEGHVNAPAGGISVDLTQMDKILAVNAEDLDCVVQPGVTREQLNTYLRDRGLFFPIDPGANASLGGMASTRASGTNAVRYGTMKDNVLSLEAVMADGRIIRTAQRAKKTSAGYDMTRLLIGSEGTLGLITEITLKLQGIPEAISAARMSFPSIDAACQAVMTTIQYGIPVARIELMDELNVRAANAYAGLDLPETPLLLLEFHGSDSAVIEQAEMFGSIAEDVGGTDFAATATAEERNKLWKARHDLYWATLQLRPGAQGISTDVCVPISRLAEAVTGAQAKAAELDLLAPIVGHVGDGNFHSLVLIDMDNDDEVRRAEEFTAYLADEAIRMDGTCTGEHGIGQGKMPYLIKELGPTVEYMAAIKTALDPLNIMNPGKIFGPRR, encoded by the coding sequence ATGCCGCAGGCGATGGATCTGCCACGCAACGAAGAGGGGATCGCGACCGCGCTCGGGATCCTCAAGCAGCAGTTCGGCGACCGGTTCCACACCGGGCAAGCGATGCGGGACCAGCACGCCCACACGACCACATGGATCCGTGCGCAGGCGCCCGACGCTGTTGTTTTCCCCGCCTCGACCAAAGAGGTGTCGGGCATCGTCAAGGTGTGCGCGACCCACGAGGTGCCGGTAATACCGTTCGGGACCGGTACATCGCTTGAAGGGCACGTGAACGCGCCTGCGGGTGGTATTTCCGTGGATCTGACGCAGATGGACAAGATCCTCGCCGTCAACGCCGAAGACCTGGACTGCGTCGTGCAACCCGGTGTCACGCGCGAGCAGTTGAACACTTACTTGCGCGACAGGGGCCTGTTCTTTCCCATCGACCCAGGGGCAAATGCGTCACTGGGCGGTATGGCCTCCACCCGCGCGTCGGGCACCAATGCGGTGCGCTATGGCACGATGAAGGACAATGTCCTGAGCCTTGAGGCGGTGATGGCCGATGGGCGCATCATCCGCACAGCGCAGCGGGCCAAGAAGACCTCTGCCGGGTACGACATGACGCGGCTTTTGATCGGGTCAGAGGGCACGCTGGGCCTGATCACTGAGATCACGCTGAAGCTGCAGGGCATTCCCGAGGCCATTTCGGCGGCGCGCATGTCCTTTCCGTCTATCGACGCGGCCTGTCAGGCGGTGATGACGACGATCCAGTACGGCATTCCGGTCGCGCGGATCGAGTTGATGGATGAATTGAACGTCAGAGCAGCCAACGCCTATGCCGGGCTTGACCTGCCCGAGACGCCGCTCTTGCTGTTGGAATTCCATGGCTCGGACAGCGCTGTGATCGAACAGGCAGAGATGTTCGGGTCCATCGCCGAAGATGTGGGAGGCACGGATTTCGCAGCCACCGCCACCGCGGAAGAGCGCAACAAGCTGTGGAAGGCGCGGCATGATCTTTATTGGGCGACGCTGCAATTGCGCCCCGGTGCGCAGGGCATTTCGACCGATGTCTGTGTGCCCATCTCGCGGCTGGCCGAAGCGGTGACAGGCGCGCAGGCCAAGGCGGCCGAGCTGGACCTGCTCGCCCCCATTGTTGGCCATGTCGGTGACGGGAATTTCCACTCGCTCGTCCTGATTGATATGGACAACGATGATGAAGTGCGTAGGGCCGAAGAGTTCACTGCATATCTCGCTGATGAAGCCATCCGCATGGATGGCACCTGCACCGGCGAGCATGGGATCGGGCAAGGAAAGATGCCTTATCTGATCAAGGAACTGGGACCCACCGTTGAATACATGGCGGCCATCAAGACCGCGCTTGATCCATTGAACATCATGAACCCGGGCAAAATTTTTGGTCCGCGTCGCTAG